One Ahaetulla prasina isolate Xishuangbanna chromosome 17, ASM2864084v1, whole genome shotgun sequence genomic window carries:
- the LOC131186571 gene encoding uncharacterized protein LOC131186571 gives MEEVDPKPGDLIEISRKVYQHWAVYVGSGFVVHLTPSNDGSSSAQKAVVKKELLSMVAGTDRYCVNNKHDSKYHVRSPDEIVYKAEMLVGQTMEYKLLSQNCEHFANNLRYGVARCDQVPNLAKLRKETIFSSLSGSSNVDPKPGDLIEISRMCHRHWAVYVGSDYVIHLTRSNGGSSCGFSCSCSSSSSSMNIFARRAVVKKELLFLVAGTNRYCVNNKHDSKYHAWSPDEIVYKAEMLVGQTMEYNPFSKNSEHFATCLRYGVVRSDQATAEANNLVAVASAKDLYYRRMEKICGGDKPYVAPELLEVKHQKQSVRALEHFRRIKKMGGREFSQRYEDELMQELSDLFEDLAKHNQRKKIFNTFRTLAIHFAMIVVLYVTSGITKYIGLSVVAQLCNLIVGLLILSLLAWGYIQYSGKSHELGIVIDNIAAFVLQKIWAMGSLVHVAPSRDQPLAPPRHRTSQ, from the exons ATGACGGCTCCAGCTCAGCGCAGAAGGCAGTGGTGAAGAAGGAACTGCTATCCATGGTGGCAGGGACTGATCGCTACTGCGTGAACAACAAGCATGACTCCAAATATCATGTCCGGAGCCCCGATGAGATTGTCTACAAGGCAGAGATGCTGGTGGGCCAAACAATGGAATATAAACTCCTCAGCCAAAATTGTGAGCATTTTGCTAATAACCTGCGCTATGGCGTGGCCCGGTGTGATCAA GTCCCGAATCTGGCCAAGTTACGAAAGGAAACAATTTTCTCTTCCCTGAGTGGCTCCTCCaat GTGGATCCAAAGCCTGGGGATTTGATTGAGATCTCCCGGATGTGTCACCGACACTGGGCAGTCTACGTCGGCTCAGACTACGTCATCCATCTGACTCGGTCAA ATGGCGGCTCCAGCTGCGgtttcagctgcagctgcagctccagctccagctccatgaATATCTTTGCCCGGAGAGCAGTGGTGAAGAAGGAACTGCTATTCCTGGTGGCAGGGACCAATCGCTACTGCGTGAACAACAAGCATGACTCCAAATATCATGCCTGGAGCCCCGATGAGATTGTCTACAAGGCAGAGATGCTGGTGGGCCAAACAATGGAATATAATCCCTTCAGCAAAAATTCTGAGCATTTTGCCACTTGCCTGCGCTATGGCGTGGTCCGGAGTGATCAA GCTACCGCTGAAGCCAACAATCTGGTGGCTGTCGCTTCAGCCAAAGATCTGTATTACAGAAGAATGGAAAAG ATCTGTGGTGGAGACAAACCTTATGTGGCCCCCGAGTTGCTGGAAGTAAAGCACCAGAAGCAGAGTGTGCGGGCTTTGGAGCACTTCCGTCGCATCAAAAAGATGGGAGGCCGAGAGTTCAGCCAACGTTACGAGGACGAGTTGATGCAGGAGCTGAGCGACCTCTTTGAAGACTTGGCCAAGCATAACCAGAGAAAGAAAATTTTCAACACTTTCCGGACACTCGCCATCCACTTCGCCATGATCGTGGTTCTCTATGTGACCTCAGGGATCACCAAGTACATTGGACTGAGCGTGGTTGCCCAGTTGTGCAACTTAATCGTGGGTCTGTTGATTCTTTCCCTGCTAGCCTGGGGCTACATCCAATACTCGGGCAAATCCCACGAACTGGGCATTGTGATTGACAACATAGCGGCGTTCGTGCTGCAGAAGATATGGGCTATGGG GTCTCTTGTCCACGTGGCTCCCTCCAGAGACCAGCCCCTGGCCCCACCTCGACACAGGACGTCTCAGTGA